A genomic stretch from Styela clava chromosome 5, kaStyClav1.hap1.2, whole genome shotgun sequence includes:
- the LOC144422818 gene encoding E3 ubiquitin-protein ligase DTX3L-like: MLIRQRFIDIVRKSSGFIYPDAESQSSSQTASGPRIIKQQPSGGRMKSSMSQESLPGYEGWTIVITYSFPAGSLMGVSYEAQEFTEYLPRNDGRICCGLLYRAFNAGWIFKIQEVGDRRGKIVWNDEFPHKTNKTGGPENDGYPDPNHTMKLKEALKAKGFEFDASISNLMLKQLRF; the protein is encoded by the exons ATGCTAATTCGACAGCGTTTTATTGACATTGTGAGAAAAAG TTCTGGTTTCATTTATCCAGATGCAGAATCTCAGTCTTCAAGTCAAACTGCTTCTGGTCCAAGAATCATCAAACAACAACCATCTGGAGGGAGGATGAAAAGCAGTATGTCGCAAGAATCACTGCCAGGATATGAAGGATGGACTATTGTCATCACCTACTCATTTCCTGCTGGAAGTCTGATG GGGGTTTCATATGAAGCTCAAgaattcactgaatatttgccACGGAATGATGGACGGATATGTTGCGGCTTACTCTATCGAGCATTCAATGCAGGATGGATTTTTAAGATTCAGGAAGTTGGTGACAGAAGAGGAAAAATTGTTTGGAACGATGAGTTTCCTCATAAGACTAATAAAACTGGAGGACCTGAGAA cgaTGGATATCCTGATCCAAACCATACAATGAAACTGAAAGAAGCATTGAAGGCAAAAGGATTTGAGTTTGATGCATCAATATCG AATCTCATGTTGAAGCAATTGAGATTTTGA